A genome region from Paracoccus stylophorae includes the following:
- a CDS encoding translocation/assembly module TamB domain-containing protein, whose protein sequence is MRRFITIFFALMLPLVVFAQSASEISEQESDDRGFLTRLLEKNLSGSGRRVVIDGFEGALSSRATFERITIADAEGVWLTLTDGAIQWNRAALLRGRVDIAEMSAAEIQMPRLPSAGDDQRPQAEAREFALPELPVSLQIQDIAISRVELGEPVIGVAAAISVNGSMSLAGGEGEAQLTIDRLDGPRGEFVLDAGYSNDTRILRVNLELDEDADGLLVNLVNLYDKPSIEAQITGEGALEDFTADIRLATDGQPRVTGQAGANAAPGPDGTPGTAFRLTLGGDVASLVPPADRTFFGESTQLVAQGWRGEDGRLTIPELKIETEALTVSGSLATNAQSAPQSADLDILLGRDAGAAQIPVALPGGNGQVTVESGKLDLHYDAAQGEGWTLTGRVGQLRQDQVTIGALTLDGSGQVVLDGSALSAVTGGIEFGARQLEFQDAGVAQAVGTDVTGQARFEFTPGQAFEVSQLTVTGSDYGLSGFFLLSGLSGGFLLSTDIDARYDDLSRLSMLAGRDVTGSADASVTGYYRVLNRSFDLDAQITGTDISLDQPQLDRLLAGDSTIGLLVRRDETGIELDSLSVDAQGLTAEAQGYLNSLSSDVTAQISMPSLEAADPNYAGSLEAEAKLNGAAGQRRLSVSGEANDLKIGIEALDNALQGRTNLAIVAGETENDGFQVETFQLANPQLSAEGQGSFAPGALDATAQFRIVDLGAIRPDWSGTFQAQAQLSEQDGTRRVDLTGTGQDLSLGQQNVDGALTGTTRLTVQAEEKDGVITLRDVDLTNDQLTATAQGTYGEGVTDIAASIEARSLAFMGQGWRGALDVDGSFREAGDGVRRLELAGTGRDLAFGQAQLDGALAGETRLQVTGTERDGVFTIDRAQVENPRLNASAAGTVGGGQTDVSATLNAGDLRFLGNGISGALSADARVVEQGDLRRITATGTASGLSVGQPRVDPLLRGQTSFDLAATQSPQGLSFQRVDLSNPQLRIDASGDTASGLDVDARVNDLAVVQPRLPGPVRVNGVVRERGANFVVDLAATAPAGTDLRVTGTAARDFSTTDLSISGTSDASIANGFLRTRSIEGPLRLDLTLNGPPGLQALGGTLRLQGGELAEPGLGLRLEQMDVTAGFRNGRIDVDAAANVAAGGRITLNGPVDLTAGTVDLDVRLDRVIARDPNLYQTEINGQVSFAGRLAAGPVISGRIELGETEIRIPSTGLGGAKAIPDINHVGDRRPVRATRAKAGLEPYPSEASRDAEMGGPASTPPANPPRLDLVISAPNRVFIRGRGVDAEMGGDLVVRGTPRNVVPIGHLELIRGRVDLLGKRFDLTEGLVELQGSLIPVIRLVAETSQDGVTTRIIIDGEARDPDIRFEASPEMPEEEVLSQLLFGRGLDSISPLQAAQLANALAVLAGRGGEGIVGRLRDQVGLDDLDLQTDDEGNVQVRAGKYLSENLYTDISVGDNGQSTINLNLDISEHLRARGSAGSDGNNTIGIYFERDY, encoded by the coding sequence ATGCGCAGATTCATCACGATCTTTTTCGCGCTGATGCTGCCGCTGGTGGTGTTCGCGCAAAGCGCCAGCGAAATCTCGGAACAGGAAAGCGACGACCGCGGTTTTCTGACCCGGCTTCTGGAAAAGAACCTGTCGGGCAGCGGCCGGCGCGTCGTCATCGACGGGTTCGAGGGCGCGCTGTCGTCGCGCGCGACGTTCGAGCGGATCACCATCGCGGATGCCGAGGGCGTCTGGCTGACCCTGACCGATGGCGCGATCCAGTGGAACCGGGCCGCGCTGCTGCGCGGGCGGGTGGACATCGCGGAAATGTCGGCGGCCGAAATCCAGATGCCGCGCCTGCCGTCCGCGGGCGACGATCAGCGCCCGCAGGCCGAGGCGCGCGAATTCGCGCTGCCCGAACTGCCGGTCTCGTTGCAGATCCAGGACATCGCCATCAGCCGTGTCGAACTGGGCGAGCCGGTGATCGGGGTCGCGGCCGCCATCTCGGTCAATGGCAGCATGAGCCTTGCGGGCGGAGAGGGCGAGGCGCAACTGACCATCGACCGGCTTGACGGTCCGCGCGGCGAATTCGTGCTGGATGCGGGCTATTCCAACGACACCCGCATCCTGCGCGTCAATCTGGAACTGGACGAGGATGCCGACGGTCTGCTGGTCAACCTGGTGAACCTGTATGACAAGCCCTCCATCGAGGCCCAGATCACCGGCGAAGGCGCGCTGGAGGATTTTACCGCCGATATCCGCCTTGCCACCGACGGCCAGCCGCGGGTGACGGGTCAGGCCGGCGCGAACGCCGCGCCGGGCCCGGACGGCACCCCCGGCACCGCGTTCCGGCTGACCCTGGGCGGCGATGTCGCGTCGCTGGTTCCGCCCGCCGACCGCACCTTTTTCGGCGAAAGCACCCAGCTTGTCGCGCAAGGCTGGCGCGGCGAGGATGGCCGGCTGACCATCCCGGAACTGAAGATCGAGACCGAGGCGCTGACGGTGTCGGGATCGCTGGCCACGAACGCGCAATCGGCGCCGCAAAGCGCCGATCTGGACATTCTTCTGGGCCGCGATGCCGGTGCCGCGCAGATCCCCGTCGCCCTGCCCGGCGGCAATGGGCAGGTCACGGTGGAATCGGGCAAGCTTGACCTGCATTACGACGCCGCGCAGGGCGAGGGCTGGACCCTGACCGGCCGGGTGGGGCAGTTGCGGCAGGATCAGGTCACCATCGGCGCGCTGACGCTGGACGGGTCGGGCCAGGTGGTGCTGGACGGCAGCGCGCTGTCGGCCGTGACCGGCGGCATCGAGTTCGGCGCCCGTCAGCTTGAATTTCAGGATGCGGGCGTGGCGCAGGCGGTCGGGACGGACGTGACCGGGCAGGCGCGGTTCGAATTCACCCCCGGACAGGCGTTCGAGGTGTCGCAGCTGACCGTCACGGGTTCGGATTACGGGTTGTCGGGGTTCTTCCTGCTGTCGGGCCTGTCGGGGGGCTTTCTTCTGTCCACCGATATCGACGCCCGCTATGACGATCTGTCCCGGCTGTCGATGCTGGCCGGGCGCGACGTGACGGGCAGCGCGGATGCATCGGTGACCGGCTATTACCGGGTTCTGAACCGCAGCTTCGATCTGGACGCGCAGATCACCGGCACCGACATCTCGCTGGATCAGCCGCAGCTTGACCGTCTGCTGGCCGGGGATTCGACCATCGGCCTGCTGGTGCGGCGCGACGAGACCGGGATCGAACTGGACAGTCTGTCGGTCGACGCGCAGGGGCTGACCGCCGAGGCGCAGGGATATCTGAACAGCCTGTCAAGCGACGTGACCGCGCAGATCAGCATGCCGTCGCTGGAGGCCGCCGATCCGAACTATGCCGGCTCGCTTGAGGCCGAGGCCAAGCTGAACGGTGCGGCGGGCCAACGAAGGCTCAGCGTCAGCGGAGAGGCGAACGATCTGAAGATCGGCATCGAGGCGCTGGACAACGCCTTGCAGGGCCGCACCAATCTGGCAATCGTGGCCGGCGAGACCGAAAATGACGGCTTTCAGGTCGAGACGTTCCAGCTGGCCAACCCGCAGCTGAGCGCCGAGGGGCAGGGCAGTTTCGCGCCCGGCGCACTGGATGCGACGGCGCAGTTCCGCATCGTCGATCTGGGCGCGATCCGGCCCGACTGGTCGGGGACGTTCCAGGCCCAGGCGCAGCTGAGCGAACAGGACGGCACGCGCAGGGTGGACCTGACCGGCACCGGCCAGGATCTGAGCCTTGGGCAGCAGAATGTCGATGGCGCGCTGACCGGCACCACGCGCCTGACGGTGCAGGCCGAGGAAAAGGACGGCGTGATCACGCTGCGCGATGTCGATCTGACCAACGATCAGCTGACCGCGACCGCGCAGGGCACCTATGGCGAGGGCGTGACCGACATCGCCGCCAGCATCGAGGCGCGGTCGCTGGCCTTCATGGGGCAGGGATGGCGCGGCGCGCTGGACGTGGACGGCAGCTTTCGCGAGGCGGGCGACGGCGTGCGGCGGCTGGAGCTGGCCGGCACCGGGCGCGACCTGGCCTTCGGGCAGGCCCAGCTTGACGGCGCGCTGGCCGGCGAAACCCGGCTGCAGGTGACCGGCACCGAACGCGACGGCGTGTTCACCATCGACCGGGCGCAGGTCGAAAATCCGCGCCTGAACGCGTCCGCGGCCGGCACTGTCGGCGGCGGCCAGACCGATGTCAGCGCGACCCTGAACGCGGGCGATCTGCGGTTTCTGGGCAACGGCATCAGCGGTGCGCTGTCGGCGGATGCGCGGGTGGTGGAACAGGGCGATCTGCGCCGGATCACCGCCACCGGCACCGCCAGCGGCCTGTCGGTGGGTCAGCCACGGGTCGATCCGCTGCTGCGCGGGCAGACCAGCTTCGATCTGGCCGCGACGCAATCGCCGCAGGGGCTGTCGTTCCAGCGCGTCGATCTGAGCAACCCGCAACTGCGGATCGACGCCAGCGGCGACACCGCCAGCGGGCTGGACGTCGATGCCCGGGTGAACGATCTGGCGGTGGTCCAGCCCCGCCTGCCCGGTCCGGTCCGCGTCAACGGGGTGGTGCGCGAACGCGGCGCGAATTTCGTCGTGGATCTGGCGGCGACCGCGCCTGCCGGCACAGATCTGCGCGTGACCGGAACCGCCGCGCGCGATTTCTCGACCACGGATCTGTCGATCTCGGGCACCTCGGATGCGTCCATCGCCAACGGCTTTCTCAGAACGCGCAGCATCGAGGGGCCGCTGCGGCTGGATCTGACGCTGAACGGGCCGCCGGGATTGCAGGCGCTTGGGGGCACGTTGCGCTTGCAGGGCGGCGAACTGGCCGAGCCGGGTCTGGGGCTGCGGCTGGAACAGATGGACGTCACCGCAGGCTTCCGGAACGGCCGGATCGACGTGGACGCCGCCGCGAATGTCGCGGCCGGCGGGCGCATCACCCTGAACGGGCCGGTCGATCTGACGGCGGGGACCGTCGATCTGGACGTTCGGCTTGACCGCGTGATCGCGCGCGACCCGAACCTGTATCAGACCGAGATCAACGGGCAGGTCAGCTTTGCCGGACGCCTGGCCGCAGGCCCGGTCATCTCGGGGCGGATCGAACTGGGCGAGACCGAGATCCGCATCCCCTCGACCGGCCTGGGCGGGGCAAAGGCGATCCCCGACATCAACCACGTGGGCGACCGCCGGCCGGTGCGGGCCACGCGCGCCAAGGCGGGGCTGGAACCCTATCCCAGCGAAGCATCGCGGGATGCCGAGATGGGCGGGCCGGCCTCGACCCCGCCGGCCAATCCGCCGCGGCTGGATCTGGTCATCAGCGCGCCGAACCGGGTGTTCATCCGCGGCCGTGGCGTCGATGCCGAGATGGGGGGCGATCTGGTGGTCCGGGGCACACCCCGCAACGTCGTTCCCATCGGCCATCTGGAACTGATCCGGGGGCGCGTCGATCTGTTGGGCAAGCGGTTCGACCTGACCGAAGGGCTGGTCGAATTGCAGGGCAGCCTGATCCCCGTCATCCGGCTGGTCGCCGAGACCAGCCAGGACGGCGTGACCACCCGCATCATCATCGACGGCGAGGCGCGCGATCCCGATATCAGGTTTGAAGCCTCACCCGAAATGCCCGAGGAAGAGGTTCTGTCGCAACTGCTGTTCGGTCGCGGGCTGGACAGCATCAGCCCGCTTCAGGCCGCGCAGCTGGCCAATGCGCTGGCCGTTCTGGCCGGACGGGGCGGCGAGGGGATCGTGGGCAGGCTGCGCGATCAGGTGGGGCTGGACGATCTGGACCTGCAGACCGACGACGAGGGCAATGTGCAGGTCCGCGCCGGCAAATATCTCAGCGAGAATCTGTATACCGATATCTCGGTCGGCGATAACGGGCAAAGCACGATCAACCTCAACCTCGATATTTCCGAACATCTGCGGGCGCGCGGGTCCGCCGGCAGCGATGGCAACAACACCATCGGCATCTATTTCGAGCGCGATTATTAA
- a CDS encoding ActS/PrrB/RegB family redox-sensitive histidine kinase produces MSAPDGPAPSATLTRPRNPEPIRMRTVVLLRWVAIGGQLTAVIVARAMDIMFPWGPVLLLIAAAWAMNIWLFVNPPRRISPRLAVGQLAFDLVQISALIALTGGMSNPFALLVLAPVTVAATSLTSRQTLALGLATVVLITLTAMLAVPLHDAQGQPLKLAPMLTLAHWLALIIGVAFFGGYTHRVALELDQTSNALFATQMALAREQRLQHLGGVVAAAAHEMGTPLATIKLIAGELADELADRPDLRDDAMALQKSADRCGAILRSMGQAGKDDLMLRTAPLRAVLEDAASPHANRGPTVQIVADGPGIRRDPAVIHALRNLIQNAVDFAHSCVVIEGRESASHLTVTIRDDGPGYPSALLPRIGDPYLTSRRGGAQRGDYEGMGLGLFIAKTLLERSGARLTFANGGPGAMVTVRWPLHRILAEQRAPLGENPMFLP; encoded by the coding sequence ATGAGCGCGCCCGACGGCCCGGCCCCCTCTGCCACCCTGACCAGACCGCGCAACCCCGAGCCGATCCGGATGCGCACCGTCGTCCTGTTGCGATGGGTCGCGATCGGCGGGCAGCTGACCGCGGTGATCGTGGCGCGGGCCATGGACATCATGTTTCCGTGGGGGCCGGTGCTGCTGCTGATCGCGGCCGCCTGGGCGATGAATATATGGCTGTTCGTGAACCCGCCGCGCCGCATCTCTCCGCGGCTGGCGGTCGGTCAGCTGGCGTTCGATCTGGTCCAGATCTCGGCGCTGATCGCGCTGACGGGCGGCATGTCCAACCCCTTCGCGCTGCTGGTGCTGGCGCCGGTCACGGTCGCGGCGACCTCGCTTACGTCCCGGCAGACGCTGGCCCTGGGGCTGGCGACGGTGGTGCTGATCACCCTGACGGCGATGCTGGCGGTGCCGCTGCACGATGCGCAGGGACAGCCGCTGAAGCTGGCGCCGATGCTGACGCTGGCGCATTGGCTGGCGCTGATCATCGGCGTGGCGTTCTTCGGCGGCTATACGCACCGGGTGGCGCTGGAACTGGACCAGACATCGAACGCGCTGTTTGCCACGCAGATGGCGCTGGCCCGCGAACAGCGGTTGCAGCATCTGGGCGGCGTGGTGGCCGCCGCCGCGCACGAGATGGGCACACCCCTGGCCACCATCAAGCTGATCGCGGGCGAGCTGGCGGACGAGCTGGCCGACAGGCCGGACCTGCGCGACGACGCCATGGCGTTGCAGAAATCGGCCGACCGGTGCGGCGCGATCCTGCGCAGCATGGGTCAGGCCGGCAAGGACGATCTGATGCTGCGCACAGCCCCCCTGCGCGCGGTTCTTGAGGACGCGGCCAGCCCGCACGCGAATCGCGGCCCAACCGTGCAGATCGTGGCCGACGGGCCGGGCATCCGCCGCGACCCGGCGGTGATCCACGCGCTGCGCAACCTGATCCAGAACGCCGTCGATTTCGCCCATTCCTGCGTCGTCATCGAGGGACGCGAAAGCGCAAGTCACCTGACGGTGACGATCCGCGACGACGGCCCCGGCTATCCGTCCGCGCTGCTGCCCCGGATCGGCGATCCCTATCTGACCAGCCGGCGCGGCGGCGCGCAGCGCGGCGATTACGAGGGGATGGGGCTGGGCCTGTTCATCGCCAAGACGCTGCTGGAACGGTCGGGCGCGCGGCTGACCTTTGCCAATGGCGGACCCGGCGCGATGGTGACGGTCCGGTGGCCGCTGCATCGCATCCTGGCCGAACAGCGCGCGCCGTTGGGCGAGAATCCGATGTTTCTGCCGTAA
- a CDS encoding PAS-domain containing protein, with product MTVETGVTAITALLAGTFSVLLAIAVLRRWDRGGAGWRGHGRANRLDTRLQPMVFLFRKHQLVDATAPARTLLSRITAPDNDWQRVLQWIGPRFPDLGARLDQIDRLGRIEAVGTIGSGSAMLRVVAEDLGDDLLRIAITDPEAENAGIVVDSMSQQAMEDELDLLRRALDQTPMLVWRQDEAERVTWANAAYLQRAEARGDGVLGWPLPRLLDTPRPVPGAGTSTRRAALENNGAVSWYDCHSHRMGDQTMMFALPADAAVRAERSLREFVQTLTKTFADLPTGLAIFDRQRHLQLFNPALIDLTGLPTGFLTARPTLFDLLDKLRELRMVPEPKDFRSWRQQMANLESAAATGHHSETWSLPGGQTYRVTGRPHPDGAVAFMFEDITREISSTRKFRAELLLGTHVLDGIEDALAVFAPNGQLIMQNRAYRELWGKAADTLADALAQWESRIDAGAGFVALRARLTQSDDQARDNGAMTGPDGGLLAWTVSRLGGGRQLLRFRRPEAMRDPALSVAETRTERARAVGAD from the coding sequence GTGACGGTTGAAACGGGTGTGACGGCGATCACGGCGCTTCTTGCAGGGACGTTTTCGGTCTTGCTGGCGATTGCGGTGCTGCGGCGTTGGGATCGCGGCGGTGCGGGGTGGCGCGGACATGGCCGCGCCAACCGGCTGGATACGCGGCTGCAACCGATGGTCTTCCTGTTCCGCAAGCACCAGCTTGTCGATGCGACGGCGCCGGCGCGCACGCTGCTGTCGCGGATCACCGCCCCCGACAACGACTGGCAGCGCGTGCTGCAATGGATCGGGCCGCGCTTTCCCGACCTGGGCGCGCGGCTGGACCAGATCGACCGTCTGGGCCGGATCGAGGCGGTGGGCACCATCGGCAGCGGCAGCGCCATGCTGCGCGTCGTGGCCGAGGATCTGGGCGACGATCTGCTGCGCATCGCCATCACCGACCCCGAGGCCGAGAATGCCGGCATCGTGGTCGATTCGATGTCGCAGCAGGCGATGGAGGACGAGCTTGACCTGCTGCGCCGGGCGCTGGACCAGACGCCCATGCTGGTGTGGCGGCAGGACGAGGCCGAGCGTGTGACCTGGGCCAACGCCGCCTATCTGCAACGGGCCGAGGCGCGCGGCGACGGCGTTCTGGGATGGCCGCTGCCGCGCCTGCTGGACACGCCGCGCCCGGTGCCGGGGGCCGGCACCTCGACCCGGCGCGCGGCGCTGGAAAACAACGGCGCGGTATCGTGGTATGACTGCCACAGCCACCGGATGGGCGATCAGACGATGATGTTCGCCCTGCCCGCCGACGCCGCCGTGAGGGCCGAGCGCAGCCTGCGCGAATTCGTGCAGACGCTGACCAAGACCTTCGCCGACCTGCCCACCGGGCTGGCGATCTTCGACCGGCAGCGCCATCTGCAACTGTTCAACCCGGCGCTGATCGACCTGACCGGCCTGCCCACCGGCTTCCTGACCGCGCGGCCGACCCTGTTCGACCTGCTGGACAAGCTGCGCGAGTTGCGGATGGTGCCCGAACCCAAGGATTTCCGCAGCTGGCGTCAGCAGATGGCCAATCTGGAAAGCGCGGCGGCCACGGGCCACCATTCCGAAACCTGGTCGCTGCCCGGCGGCCAGACCTATCGCGTGACCGGCCGGCCCCATCCCGACGGTGCCGTCGCCTTCATGTTCGAGGACATCACCAGGGAAATCTCGTCCACGCGCAAGTTCCGGGCCGAGTTGCTTCTGGGCACCCATGTTCTGGACGGGATCGAGGATGCGCTGGCTGTGTTCGCGCCGAACGGCCAGCTGATCATGCAGAACCGCGCCTATCGCGAATTGTGGGGCAAGGCCGCCGACACGCTGGCCGACGCGCTGGCGCAGTGGGAATCGCGCATCGACGCCGGCGCGGGCTTTGTCGCCCTGCGCGCGCGGCTGACGCAAAGCGATGACCAGGCCCGCGACAACGGCGCCATGACCGGCCCCGATGGCGGTCTTCTGGCATGGACGGTGTCGCGCCTGGGCGGCGGCCGCCAGTTGCTGCGCTTTCGCCGGCCCGAGGCGATGCGCGATCCCGCCCTTTCGGTGGCCGAGACGCGCACCGAACGCGCCCGCGCCGTCGGTGCCGACTGA
- a CDS encoding autotransporter assembly complex protein TamA, translating into MRAYLRVGLIVTTALGFGGMAVGQSSSPFSGLFGGGSKTEGPVDLDFRIAGDDDALERVIRNTSLISGALQEGRTTGQDVLAAARADYARILGALYDQGHYSAQIYITLDGVEAAGIAPLDAPEIVRSVVVTVQPGPTFRFSRAAIAPVAPASEIPDEYAQGETAGTGTIKAAALAGVDGWRNYGHAKADVAGQQITADHPSETVDSQIALAPGPTVTFGRLNISGYERMDPRRLRKIAGFPEGERFDPEELETVRKRLRRAGVFSAVTLDEAADLGPGNTMDVDLTVVEQKPRRIGAGFEISSTDGAQVSAYWMHRNLLGGAERLRIDGTVSDIESDISGRDERLTVRIDRPATVTPDTTAYIETRIAREREEDYDSDSASAALGFNHIFSDELTADLAIQYFYARVRDNGDTTRFKALAFPMDVIWDRRDEATDAKRGFYLSGEATPFKGFDETGSGARLLGEGRSYYSFGEEDRFTLAGRARFGTILGSEIQETPREYLFYSGGGGTVRGQAYQSLGVYEIAGDDGPIKTGGMSVANASAEIRFQVRERIGLVVFADYGRVWAEDAWSGSSRWHAGAGAGVRYATPIGPLRFDIGAPVGDGDTDDGVQLYLGLGQAF; encoded by the coding sequence ATGCGGGCATATCTGCGGGTGGGGTTGATCGTGACCACCGCGTTGGGCTTCGGTGGCATGGCGGTGGGGCAATCCTCGTCGCCGTTCTCGGGGCTGTTCGGCGGCGGCAGCAAGACCGAGGGTCCGGTCGATCTGGATTTCCGCATCGCCGGCGACGACGACGCGCTTGAACGGGTGATCCGTAACACCTCGCTGATTTCCGGCGCGCTTCAGGAAGGGCGGACGACCGGGCAGGACGTTCTGGCCGCCGCGCGCGCCGATTATGCCCGGATTCTGGGCGCGCTTTACGATCAGGGCCATTATTCGGCGCAAATCTATATCACGCTGGACGGGGTCGAGGCTGCGGGCATCGCGCCGCTGGACGCGCCCGAGATCGTCAGGTCCGTGGTGGTGACGGTCCAGCCGGGGCCGACATTCAGGTTCTCGCGCGCCGCGATCGCGCCGGTGGCGCCCGCAAGCGAGATTCCCGACGAATACGCACAGGGCGAAACCGCCGGAACCGGCACGATCAAGGCCGCGGCGCTGGCAGGCGTGGATGGCTGGCGCAATTACGGTCACGCCAAGGCGGATGTCGCCGGCCAGCAGATCACCGCCGATCACCCCAGTGAAACCGTCGACAGCCAGATCGCGCTGGCCCCCGGCCCGACCGTGACCTTCGGCAGGCTGAACATCTCGGGATACGAGCGGATGGACCCGCGCCGCCTGCGCAAGATCGCGGGTTTCCCCGAAGGCGAGCGGTTCGACCCCGAGGAACTGGAAACCGTCCGCAAGCGCCTGCGCCGCGCCGGCGTGTTTTCGGCGGTGACGCTGGACGAGGCCGCCGATCTGGGTCCGGGCAACACCATGGATGTCGATCTGACGGTCGTGGAACAAAAGCCGCGCAGGATCGGCGCGGGGTTCGAGATTTCCAGCACCGACGGGGCGCAGGTCTCGGCCTACTGGATGCATCGCAACCTTCTGGGCGGCGCCGAACGGCTGCGGATCGACGGCACCGTGTCCGATATCGAATCCGACATCAGCGGGCGCGACGAAAGGCTGACCGTGCGGATCGACCGCCCGGCCACGGTCACACCCGACACCACCGCCTATATCGAAACCCGGATCGCGCGCGAGCGTGAAGAGGATTACGATTCCGATTCGGCCAGCGCCGCATTGGGGTTCAACCATATCTTCAGCGACGAACTGACCGCCGATCTGGCGATCCAGTATTTCTATGCGCGGGTGCGCGACAACGGCGACACCACCCGGTTCAAGGCGCTGGCCTTTCCGATGGACGTGATCTGGGACCGGCGCGACGAGGCGACCGACGCCAAGCGCGGCTTTTACCTGTCCGGCGAGGCGACGCCGTTCAAGGGATTCGACGAGACCGGCAGCGGCGCGCGGCTTCTGGGCGAGGGGCGCAGCTATTATTCCTTCGGCGAGGAGGACCGGTTCACGCTGGCCGGCAGGGCGCGTTTCGGCACCATTCTGGGCAGCGAGATCCAGGAGACTCCGCGCGAATACCTGTTCTATTCGGGCGGCGGCGGCACCGTGCGCGGCCAGGCCTATCAATCGCTTGGCGTCTACGAGATCGCCGGAGACGACGGCCCGATCAAGACCGGCGGCATGAGCGTGGCGAATGCCAGCGCCGAGATCCGGTTCCAGGTGCGCGAACGCATCGGGCTGGTCGTGTTCGCAGATTACGGCCGCGTCTGGGCCGAGGATGCGTGGTCGGGCAGCAGCCGCTGGCACGCCGGCGCGGGGGCGGGCGTGCGCTATGCGACCCCGATCGGCCCGTTGCGGTTCGATATCGGCGCGCCGGTCGGCGACGGCGACACCGATGACGGGGTTCAACTGTATCTGGGATTGGGGCAGGCATTCTGA
- a CDS encoding glucokinase, with amino-acid sequence MAMLLGDVGGTNARLAIARDHVIDGQSVTRFRGDDFAGFDDVVRRFLQEQDQPHIESVCIAVAGPVSGGKARLTNRDWDFDQDRLARLTDADRVLLINDLTALGHAIPSLREDGVAVLRTAPADRARNDQALVVGLGTGFNVCAVRMSAGGGVTAMEAEEGHTNLPANIHLRLADLLGAQTARQFASTEETFAGRGLSRLHAARTASDPIRAEDIARAARAGDPAAVATYGLFAELVGLMCRELALHFMPLEGLYLAGGVGRSIADRMQDFQRGFLAQPFMRHIPENTPIFLIRDDMAALHGCLKALT; translated from the coding sequence ATGGCGATGCTTCTGGGGGATGTCGGCGGCACCAATGCGCGGCTGGCGATTGCGCGCGACCATGTCATCGACGGCCAGTCCGTCACCCGTTTCCGGGGCGACGATTTCGCCGGCTTCGACGATGTCGTGCGGCGCTTTCTGCAGGAACAGGACCAGCCGCATATCGAGTCGGTCTGCATCGCGGTCGCCGGCCCGGTCAGCGGCGGCAAGGCGCGGCTGACCAATCGCGACTGGGATTTCGATCAGGATCGGCTGGCGCGGCTGACCGATGCGGACCGGGTCCTGCTGATCAACGATCTGACCGCCTTGGGCCATGCGATTCCGTCGTTGCGGGAAGACGGGGTGGCGGTCCTGCGCACGGCACCCGCAGACCGCGCGCGCAACGATCAGGCATTGGTCGTGGGTCTGGGCACCGGCTTCAATGTCTGCGCCGTGCGCATGTCGGCGGGCGGTGGCGTCACGGCGATGGAGGCCGAGGAAGGCCACACGAACCTGCCCGCCAATATCCATCTGCGTCTGGCCGATCTTCTGGGCGCGCAGACGGCGCGGCAGTTCGCCTCGACCGAAGAGACCTTCGCCGGGCGCGGCCTGTCGCGGCTGCATGCCGCGCGCACCGCCAGCGATCCGATCCGCGCCGAGGACATCGCGCGCGCCGCAAGGGCGGGCGATCCGGCGGCGGTGGCGACCTATGGCCTGTTTGCGGAACTGGTCGGGCTGATGTGTCGCGAACTGGCGCTGCATTTCATGCCGCTGGAGGGGCTGTATCTTGCCGGCGGCGTCGGGCGCAGCATCGCCGACCGGATGCAGGACTTTCAGCGCGGCTTTCTGGCCCAGCCGTTCATGCGCCACATTCCTGAAAACACGCCGATCTTTCTGATCCGCGACGATATGGCCGCGCTGCACGGGTGCCTGAAGGCGCTGACCTGA